In the genome of Desulfomicrobium apsheronum, the window CTGAGAACGAAGATGACTGCGGCACCCATGCCGAGGCCATTTTCCGCCGAGTTGGTGACAGCCAGGGTTGGACAGAGACCCAGGACCAAGCGAAAGGGGGGAATTTCCTTCCATAGTCCCTTTGTGAATTCTTGCATCATTGTGGCCATGTAAATTCTCCTTGAGATGATCGCGAACTGACTACCACGTGGTTTTGATCGTATCCTTGAGTGCCGCATACCATCCAGACGCCTGCTTCACCGCGTCGGTGACGGCACCACTGGACACAGTCACTCCGGAAATGGCGTCTATGTCGCCGCCATCCTTCTTCAAAGTGGCCTTGGCAGGATCCTTTGACTTGAATTGCTTCGTGAACGCATTCTCCTGGACACGCGATCCAAGACCCGGGGTCTCCTTGTGGGTGGTAACGCTGATGCCGAGTACCTTGTCCGCATTGATGTCAAACCCCACAATGACATTGACATCGCCGCCATAACCCGAACCGGCGCCCTCAATGGCCACGGCCTGGAGTTTTCCATCCTTTAGGGCGGGGAAAACCAGTACTGTCTGCTCGGTTCCCGGCAGAACCAAGGGCTTGCGGTCGGCGATGGGATCGTTGGAAGCCTGCAGAAGCACCTGCTTCAAGGCCGGGCCCTGAACATTGGCAAGCACTTGCTCCTCAATGATGGGTTCGGTGGCGACCTTGATCGTGGACAAAATGAAGCCCGAGAGACCGGTGATCACGGACAACACAACCACCATGCGTAATATTTCCATCATGGCTTCTTACCTCCCGCCAAAGGGCTTGGGTGCAATCATGTCGAAGAGCGGAGTGCACAGGTTTATCAGCAGAATCGCAAACGGCACTCCATCGGGATAGATGCCGTAGGAGCGCACGATGATGACCAGCACCCCACCGAAAAATCCGAAAATCAACATCGGAATCTGGCGTGAAGGCGAAGCCGACGGATACGGCATGAGGAAGAAGGCCGCCAGCATGGTGCTGCCGGTCAGGAGATGAAAAAACGGAGAAGCGTAGACATTTGGATCGAGAATGTTGAAGACCAATCCCGTGACGAAGACACCCAGCAGAAACGAAACCGGGATGAGCCAACGTACCTGGCGAATGCCAAGCAGGAAAACCCCACCCAGAATTACAGCCGCAACCTGAGACGCGCCCAAGGCGCCGAGGTTGTCGCCGAGCAGAAGGCTCACGGGCGAAATGGCGGCGACTGTATCCAGACCGAAGTACTTCAACTCGCTCAGCGGCTCGACAAGATCCCAACTGAGCAGCATGGCGTTGAGGTCCATGAAATCAGGCCACGAGATGGTCAGGATGCACCATCCCAGTGCAGGTGCGCAGACCGGGCTTCCGCCGTAGCCGCCAAAAACCATGCGGCCGAGGATGACGGTCAGGGCACTGCCGATGACAACAAGCCATACAGGTGCCGTTGAAGGCAGCAGAAACGCAAACAGGACGCCGTCAACCAAGGCGCTGAAGTCGTCTCCTGTCGGTTTCTGTTTCATCAGTTGTTGGACGGCGAATTCCGTGACAACAGCAGTCAGTCCTGCCCAGGCGATTACTTCGACTGCATCGTACCCGTATTTGAAGACCGCCATCAACGCTGCAGGCAGCAGCGCCAGCAGCGTCATGATCATGGTTAATCTTACAGTACGACCGCTGTGCCAAAGCGGCGCTGAGGACACGGTGAATAATTTTTGAGACATTTCCTGGCTAGCCATGTGCTCTTACCCTTGTTGGTTCAAGTCTGTTATGATGAAGATATCAACCGCTTCGCCGCGTCAGTCTTGCAGCCTGCACGTGCTCACGAGTTCGTCCTTTCCTGCCAGGCTGTGCTTGGCAAGCAGGATGTATTGCATAACGGGACGCGTGGCGGGGCAGACAAAGGTACACATTCCGCATTCCAGACAGGCCTCGACATTCTTGTAGCGGGCCTCATCGTAGAATCCGAATTCAGCATTACAGGAGAGCATACCCGGATGGATGCGGGCGGGACAGACAAAAACGCACTCTCCGCAATTGATACATGGATTGGGTTGAACCTGAGGACAGGCGTCTTCCCGAATCAGACTGATTGCGGTACACTTCTCCGGAATCCCCATAGCGAGATTGAAGATGGGAGTGCCGCGCATGGGGCCGTTCAGGGCGATTTTCCACTCCGATCCATACTGTACGCCAGCATGATCCAGCAGATTCTGAACAGGCATGCCAATTGGAACAAGATAGACGTTGTCACCCACGCTGACCACGGCTTCCATGAGGGGAAGCTTGGTCTGGGCAACCCTGCCAACCTGAAAAAGATCGGAAATGGAGATTACATCAACATTGTCGGGTCTTTCGGAGCCCGTGGCGGCATAGACTACCAAGGGATCGATGGTTGCTGGATAAACGTCACTGGCGTGAACAGTGGTACAGCCATGCAGGGAAATTTGCTTACCCTTGGCAACAACCAGCTTCACGGTTCCGGGCTTTATGGCCCGTTCCAAGGTCTGGAGACCGATCTTCAAAGTTTCCTGGGCATCCTTTACGAGCTGTTCACTGACCAGCACGCCGGGCTCGGGATTCAAGCCATTGATGATCAGTGCCCGGGAGGCATGAAAACGGCTCGTGTCCACACCCAGCTCCAGAAGCTTGCGAGACAGCTCCTCATTCTCCAAGGTGTCGAGTTCCGCGCAAAGCTCCGTAACCGGCGGAGCGACGGCTTCCTCGCCCTCCTTGGGAGCGGGAATGGGTCCGATGACAATGGCATCGGCCAGAACTTCCTCCACGATCCCGTCAATGCTCGAATGGACAAAACCAAGGCTGTAAGCGCTCTTTGTCGGATTCTCCGCGATGACCTGACCGCGCCCCACGATCTGCTTCTTCTTGACCACGGGCTTATGTTTTTTTTGAATCGGGATTCTCACCACAGAGGAAACCGGGGCGTCCTGGAGACTGCCCGTGACTTCAACCGATGTATTCAGGCGTAATTTCATCATGGTAATCTTACCTGGTGTGACAGCGGGTACACGATTTTTCGCCATAAGGCCCAGCCCCAACCTCTTCGTGACACTTCATGCACTGATCGTGGAATGAATCCATGCGATGTGGCAAAGGCGTGGCGTCCGTATCATAGTGACAGGAATTGCATGTGGGCTGAGGACCGTCGGCCTTGCCCGGGAGCAACTCGTGACACTCGTTGCAGCCATCCAACTTCTTTTCGTACATGTCGGTGTGACAGCTTTCGCACTTGGCGTGGACCGCGTCACGTAGCGACGGCGTGTCCCCATCGGCCGTTTCACCATGACACTGGTTGCACGCGCCCGGCTCGGGCTCGATATCCTCACCGTGGTGACAATCGGTGCAGCTCGAAGCGTACATCTCCGCATGGTCGTCATGACTGTAGACGAGTTTGCCCAGTTCGGCATGGTGACATTGCGTGCACGTTTCAGCCGGCAGATCTGTTTGGTGATCAGCGGTGAACTTGGCATCGAACTCAGTGGCGTGACATGAACCGCATGGCAGAGGAGACAATGTCGGGCGATCACTCTCGTGGTGACATCTGACGCAATCTCCACCCATTTTATCAACGTAATCTACGTGGCGTGAATGGGCAAAAACTACATCGCCGCCCTTATTGTCCATCCGGAGACGAACAGGCAGTTCTTCCGAAGGGGCTGGCGCGAATTGGCCTCCGAGGGCCAGGAGCGCCAACAGACCGCAGGCAATGGTGATGGGTACATAACGTTTTTTCAAGACAGTGTCCTTGTGCTCCGGTTTGACGCAACTAAAGACAGGATGCTTCACTTGAACATCCATCCCCGACAAAACAACAACGCATGCCAACTTACTCTGATCAAAAAATTCGCTTTCTCGGAACGCCTATTCAATTATCGATTTTTTGTAAACAGAAATCTGAAATGGGTTTTAAACTCAACTGTTTTGCTCAGAATACTCCCGCAAAACCCCCGGTCTTCGGAAAGCCGTGAGCCCCGTCGAAAATCACGTCTGGACCTCGCCTTTTTTTCGCGACATGATAAAAGGCTCATGCTTCAGGGCGACGTGTTCTGTTGTCCTGCCATAATCCGGGATCCAAGGCGCCCGGATCAATTTTTAGCGAATACGGTGTCACATGTTTATCGCTTTTCTCGCCCTTTGTATCGGACTTGCCGTGCTTGTCTGGAGCGCGGACCATTTCATCGACGGCGCGGCCAGCGTCGCGCGTCACTTCTCCATGCCACCACTGCTCATCGGCATGATCATCGTCGGATTCGGCACGTCCGCCCCGGAGATGGTCGTCTCCGCTCTGGCCGCCGTGAACGGAACCCCCGGCATAGCCCTTGGCAACGCCTTTGGTTCAAACATAACAAATATCGCGCTCATCCTCGGTTTCACGGCACTGCTCAAACCCATCGAGATCCACTCCCAGGTGCTGCGCAAGGAATTGCCTCTGCTCACGGCGATGACCGCCGTGACGGCATACCTCATTCACGAAGGCACCCTCTCCCGCTCCGACGCCGTGATCATGCTGGCTTTTTTTGCCGGAGTCATGTTCTGGACCTTGCGCCAGGGCATGCAAACCCAGCCCGATGCCTTCGGAGACGAGATGGGAGAGGAATTGTGCACGAAGTGCATGCCCCTGGGCCGCGCCTACTTCTGGCTGGCCACGGGCCTTGTGCTGCTCATCGCCAGCTCTCGTCTTCTGGTCTGGGGCGCGGTGGAAATCGCCCACGCCCTCGGCGTGAGCGATCTTGTCATAGGCCTGACCGTCGTGGCGCTGGGCACCTCGCTTCCGGAACTGGCGTCCTCGATAATCGCAAGCCGCAAGGGCGAACACGACATTGCCCTCGGTAATGTGCTTGGCTCCAACCTTTTCAACACCCTGGCCGTAGTGGGCATTGCCGGGGCCATCCACCCCATGGATGTCGAACCGGAAGTCATCACGCGCGATTTGCCGGTCATGACCGCCCTGACCCTGTCCCTTTTCGTCATCGGTTTCAGGTTCAAACGCCCCGGACGTATCAACCGCTATGCGGGCATGGCTCTGCTGGCCTGCTATGTCGGCTACACCGCCTTTCTGGTCAAAACGACCATGTTCCCTTGAAAATGAACGCAAAGAGGCCCGCAAACTTTCGATTGCGGGCCTCTTTGTCGACTTCATTTCAATGTTCACTTGGCGGAGTGAAGATCCTCGCCTATCTCCTGCAACATCACGCGGATGGCCGCGAGCTTGTCGCGATGTTTTCCATCCAGACGCTGGTCCAGGTCCTCGGCGGCATACGCCATGGCCTTGACCTGATTCTCCATGGTCATGAGCGATGTCCGCCTCGGGAGCGATCCGAGTTCAGTCACCTTGCCGTCCAGCGTGGCATGCCGGGCATCGAGATCCAGCACGGCGCTGTTGAGCGACTTGAGTTCGTCGATTTCCCTGCCAAGCCCGGCCACATTCTGGTGCAGAGCGTAAAAAAAGACGAAAAGAAGCAGGATGGTGCAGGCGGCAAGCCCCGCAGCCAAGCGGTCCTTTCCGAATACGTCTTTTGATTCCATTGATGCCTCCCAAGCGGCAATCGCCGCAAAATGCCTTTTTCAAGCCACAAATCATAGCCGGATAAGGCGTCAGACTCAACCTCAGTTGATAAGAGCCTGCAAGGGTGCCGGGATGCCTCCACCCCGATTGATGAATCCCGCCGAAACGCCGTTGCTGCGCACGGGCATGATTTCCGCCTCGCCCAGCAAGCCGCCGAAGTGGACCCGGTCGCCGGCCTTCTTGCCGGGAACGGGAATGAGGCGACACGCCGTGGTCTTCTTGTTGATCATGCCGATGGCCATTTCGTCGGCGATGATCGCGGACAGGGTCTCGGCCGTGGTGTCGCCCGGCAAGGCCACCATGTCGAGGCCCACGGAACACACCGCGGTCATGGCTTCGAGCTTTTCAAGACAAAGATGTCCGGCCGAGGCTGCGGCCGCGATGTTCAGATCCTCGCTGACCGGGATGAAAGCGCCGCTCAGCCCGCCCACGCGGGAACTGGCGAAGGCACCGCCCTTCTTGACCGCGTCGTTGAGCATGGCCAGCGCTGCCGTGGAACCGGGCACGCCGATGGCGCCCAGCCCCAGGGACTGGAAGATCTCGCCCACGCTGTCGCCGACATTGGGCGTCGGAGCCAAGGACAGGTCCACGATGCCGAACTCAACGGCCAGAATGCGGGCCACTTCGCGGCCGATGATCTCGCCCACGCGGGTGACCTTGTAGGCGGTGCGCTTGATCACGTCCGCCAGCTCGCCCAGATGCGCCCCTGGATTGTCCTGCAAGGCGCGATCGATGGCTTTCTTGACCACGCCCGGTCCGCTGACGCCGACGTTGATGACGGAACTGGCCTCGCCAATGCCCAGATAGGCCCCGGCCATGAACGGCACGTCCTCGGGGATGTTGGCGAAGACGACGAGCTTGGCGCAGCCCAGGCCATCGCGGTCGGCCGTGCGGGCGGCGGCGGCCTTGATGGTCCGTCCCATGAGCGCCACGGCGTCCATGTTGATGCCGGCCCGGGTGGTGGCCACGTTGATGGATGAACACATGCGATGAGTGACGTCCAGGGCTTCGGGAATGGCGTCTATGAGCGCCAGGTCGCCCTTGGCCATCCCCTTTTCGACCAATGCGCCGAATCCGCCGATGAAATCGACATTCACGTCCTTGGCGGCCTGGTCCAGGGTCTTGGCCACCTCGACCATGCCCCGGCTATCGAATGGAGCGGCGGCCACGGCGATGGGGCTGACCGAAATGCGCTTGTTGACCACGGGAATGCCGTAGCGGTCGCCAACTTCGTCGCACACCGTGACCAGATCCCTGGCCAGGGTGGTTATCCTTTTATATATGGTATCGGTGAATCTGGGCAGGTCGTGGGAAGCGCAGTCGAGCAGGCTGATGCCAAGGGTCACTGTGCGTACGTCCAGATTCTCGTTCTTGATCATGGACAGGGTGGAAAGAACCTCGCGGTCGTTGAGCATGCCTGGTCTCCTAAACTCTATGAATCGTTTCAAAAATGTCGCGGTGCTGGACCGAGACGTTAAGGCCGAATTTGGAACAGGTCTCCTGCATGACCCGCCGCAGATGGCGATGCTCCACACCCGAGGGAACATCGACCTCGAAGATCATGATCATCTCGTCCACGCCGTCATCCTGGGTGATGATGGCCCGGAAGTGAACCACGTTGCAGGCGAGCGAGGCGATGGCCTCGGTCACGGCGGCGATGGTGCCGGGCTTGTCCACGCCCTTGGTGGTTATGACGAAGGGCTGCGTGGCGGAAGCCGCCACCG includes:
- the rnfG gene encoding RnfABCDGE type electron transport complex subunit G, translating into MMEILRMVVVLSVITGLSGFILSTIKVATEPIIEEQVLANVQGPALKQVLLQASNDPIADRKPLVLPGTEQTVLVFPALKDGKLQAVAIEGAGSGYGGDVNVIVGFDINADKVLGISVTTHKETPGLGSRVQENAFTKQFKSKDPAKATLKKDGGDIDAISGVTVSSGAVTDAVKQASGWYAALKDTIKTTW
- a CDS encoding RnfABCDGE type electron transport complex subunit D, which encodes MASQEMSQKLFTVSSAPLWHSGRTVRLTMIMTLLALLPAALMAVFKYGYDAVEVIAWAGLTAVVTEFAVQQLMKQKPTGDDFSALVDGVLFAFLLPSTAPVWLVVIGSALTVILGRMVFGGYGGSPVCAPALGWCILTISWPDFMDLNAMLLSWDLVEPLSELKYFGLDTVAAISPVSLLLGDNLGALGASQVAAVILGGVFLLGIRQVRWLIPVSFLLGVFVTGLVFNILDPNVYASPFFHLLTGSTMLAAFFLMPYPSASPSRQIPMLIFGFFGGVLVIIVRSYGIYPDGVPFAILLINLCTPLFDMIAPKPFGGR
- a CDS encoding 4Fe-4S dicluster domain-containing protein, which produces MMKLRLNTSVEVTGSLQDAPVSSVVRIPIQKKHKPVVKKKQIVGRGQVIAENPTKSAYSLGFVHSSIDGIVEEVLADAIVIGPIPAPKEGEEAVAPPVTELCAELDTLENEELSRKLLELGVDTSRFHASRALIINGLNPEPGVLVSEQLVKDAQETLKIGLQTLERAIKPGTVKLVVAKGKQISLHGCTTVHASDVYPATIDPLVVYAATGSERPDNVDVISISDLFQVGRVAQTKLPLMEAVVSVGDNVYLVPIGMPVQNLLDHAGVQYGSEWKIALNGPMRGTPIFNLAMGIPEKCTAISLIREDACPQVQPNPCINCGECVFVCPARIHPGMLSCNAEFGFYDEARYKNVEACLECGMCTFVCPATRPVMQYILLAKHSLAGKDELVSTCRLQD
- a CDS encoding cytochrome c3 family protein, whose protein sequence is MKKRYVPITIACGLLALLALGGQFAPAPSEELPVRLRMDNKGGDVVFAHSRHVDYVDKMGGDCVRCHHESDRPTLSPLPCGSCHATEFDAKFTADHQTDLPAETCTQCHHAELGKLVYSHDDHAEMYASSCTDCHHGEDIEPEPGACNQCHGETADGDTPSLRDAVHAKCESCHTDMYEKKLDGCNECHELLPGKADGPQPTCNSCHYDTDATPLPHRMDSFHDQCMKCHEEVGAGPYGEKSCTRCHTR
- a CDS encoding calcium/sodium antiporter — translated: MFIAFLALCIGLAVLVWSADHFIDGAASVARHFSMPPLLIGMIIVGFGTSAPEMVVSALAAVNGTPGIALGNAFGSNITNIALILGFTALLKPIEIHSQVLRKELPLLTAMTAVTAYLIHEGTLSRSDAVIMLAFFAGVMFWTLRQGMQTQPDAFGDEMGEELCTKCMPLGRAYFWLATGLVLLIASSRLLVWGAVEIAHALGVSDLVIGLTVVALGTSLPELASSIIASRKGEHDIALGNVLGSNLFNTLAVVGIAGAIHPMDVEPEVITRDLPVMTALTLSLFVIGFRFKRPGRINRYAGMALLACYVGYTAFLVKTTMFP
- a CDS encoding PFL family protein, which produces MLNDREVLSTLSMIKNENLDVRTVTLGISLLDCASHDLPRFTDTIYKRITTLARDLVTVCDEVGDRYGIPVVNKRISVSPIAVAAAPFDSRGMVEVAKTLDQAAKDVNVDFIGGFGALVEKGMAKGDLALIDAIPEALDVTHRMCSSINVATTRAGINMDAVALMGRTIKAAAARTADRDGLGCAKLVVFANIPEDVPFMAGAYLGIGEASSVINVGVSGPGVVKKAIDRALQDNPGAHLGELADVIKRTAYKVTRVGEIIGREVARILAVEFGIVDLSLAPTPNVGDSVGEIFQSLGLGAIGVPGSTAALAMLNDAVKKGGAFASSRVGGLSGAFIPVSEDLNIAAAASAGHLCLEKLEAMTAVCSVGLDMVALPGDTTAETLSAIIADEMAIGMINKKTTACRLIPVPGKKAGDRVHFGGLLGEAEIMPVRSNGVSAGFINRGGGIPAPLQALIN
- a CDS encoding glycine cleavage system protein R: MNKFVLSVIGKDKPGILAKISTILFTHGCNIEDVSQTILQTEFASIFIVLNPDDHPLDEIGSSLNAALEDMELSAHLRPMAASAPVAASATQPFVITTKGVDKPGTIAAVTEAIASLACNVVHFRAIITQDDGVDEMIMIFEVDVPSGVEHRHLRRVMQETCSKFGLNVSVQHRDIFETIHRV